CGACGACTACATGACCGCCGAGGTGCACCCCTACGTGCCAGACGCCTGGGTCGATCACGACAAGACCAAGATCGGCTATGAGATACCGCTGACCCGGCACTTCTACACCTACACACCACCCCGCCCGCTCGACGAGATCGACGCCGAAATCAAACAACTCGAAGCCGAAATCCAGAACCTGCTCGCCGAGGTGACCGAGTGAGCCGCCCATTTGGATACGGACACACGCCAGATGGCTGGGAACCGGCGAAGCTCCGTTCGGTCCTGACGCGGAGAAAGCGGACAGGCCAGGTAGGGCTTCCGTTGCTCTCGGTGAACCTCCCGGAAGGTGTGGTGATGCGACGAACGGGAGACGGACGCGCGGCGCCGTCAACGGACCTGTCCGCATACCAAGAAGTCAGGCCTGGCGACCTTGTGATGAACCAGCTTGGCAAGCCGCACGGCGCACTTGGCGTCTCGGGCTTCCACGGGATCATTAGCCCCGCATACTTCATCGCTGAACTCAGCGACCGCATCCATCCACGCTTCGCACACCACCTTCTTCGAACGAGGCTCTACATCAGCGAATACGAACGACGAGGAAAGTTCATGCCTCCCTCGCAGTTCGATATCAGCTGGGATCAGTTTCGGGAGATTGATCTCGCTCTGCCGCCACCTGAGGTACAGCGAGCGATTGCCGACTACCTCGACGCCGAGACCGCCCGTATCGACGCCCTCATCACCAAGAAGCGCCGCATGATTGACCTCCTCGGCGAACAGGTCGACGCTCAGGTCTTCGCCGCAGTGAGCGGCAGCCTCACGGCCGGTTCTACGCCACGCAAGCACACGCAGATCCCGTGGCTGGACACTATTCCGAGCCACTGGGGTAGCCCGTGGCTTGGCGCAAACCACACGACGCAGTTGGGCAAGATGCTCAGCGCCTCTGTGGCATCTGGCCCAGAGCAGTATCCGTACGTGAAGAATACCAATGTCCAATGGGACCGGTTCGATCTCACCGACCTTCCGACCATGACGTTCGATGCGAGCGATCGGGTCCGCTGCAACCTGGATGAGGGAGACCTTCTGGTATGCGAAGGCGGAGAGGTGGGCCGTGCGGCCGTCTGGCCTGGAGCCCCGAAAGACGTCTTCTTCCAGAAGGCGATTCACCGGGTCCGACCGGTCAGTGAGGCCGAGCCCAGGTACACGATGTACTGCCTCTGGGCAGCAGCGAACATGAACGTCTTCGCAGTCGAAGGAAATCAAGCAACCATCGTTCACCTGACCGGAGAGAAACTGCGCGAGCATCGCTTCCCATGGCCCCCACTCGCCGAACAGCGGGAGATCGTGCGACACCTGGATCAATCACGCGCAAAGGTCGAAGGCATGGTTGAACGGTTGACCAAGCAAATCGACCTGCTTGCTGAGCGGCGGCAGGCGTTGATCACCGCTGCCGTGACCGGCGAGCTGGAGATCCCGGGAGTGGCGGCATGAGCAACGTGGACGAGGCAGCGTTTGAGCAGTTCATCTGCGACTGGCTGGTGGGGTCGGGCGGCTACGACGCCGTGAAGATCGGCAATCCGAAGGAACCGCAGCAGGACTTCGATGTGGTCCGAGCGCTGGACACGTTCGAGTTGTTCCAGTTCATCGATGCCACCCAGCGACCTGAATGGGACAAGTTGGTCACGCTCTACGGCGGCGACATCACCAAAGCCCAGAAGGGCCTCGCCGACCGGGTGGCTCAGGAGCAAGACAAGCGAGGCACCGTGGATGTGCTGCGTCACGGCGTGGTCGACCTGGGCCAGACGATCAAGCTGGCGTTCTTCCGGCCGGCATCGGGTCTGTCGCCGGAGCTGATCGAGCGCTACGGCAAGAACCGGCTGACCGTCACCCGGCAGCTCCCCTACGAGGCCGGCTCCACCAAGACGCTGGACCTCTGCCTGTTCGTCAATGGGGTGCCGGTGGCGACCGCGGAGTTGAAGAACCATCTGACCGGGCAGACCGTGGCGCAGGCCGTCGAGCAGTACCGCACCGATCGGGATCCCAAGAACACGCTGCTGAAGCGGGCGGTGGTGCACTTTGCCGTCGACACCGAGCAGGCGGCGATGACCACGCGCCTGGCGGGCAAGGCGACCCGGTTCCTTCCGTTCAACCGGGGCCACGACCTGGGTGCGGGCAATCCGCCCAACCCGGACGGGCACCGCACCGCCTACCTGTGGGAACGGGTGTGGCAGCGCGACGCGTGGCTGGACCTGCTGAACCGCTTCGTCCACGTGGAGCCCACACCAAAGGGCTCGAAGAAGCAGGCGCAGCTGACGATCTTCCCCCGCTTCCATCAGTGGGATGCGGTGCTGGCCATGACGGCCGCCGCCCGCAGCAACGGCGCCGGTGACGACTACCTTGTTCAGCACTCGGCCGGGTCGGGCAAGAGCAACACGATCGCCTGGCTGGCGCACCGGCTGTCGTCGCTGCACAACGACGCCGACGAGAAGGTGTTCGACAAGGTGGTGGTGATCACCGACCGGCGGGTGCTCGACAAGCAGCTGCAGGACACCGTTCACCAGTTTGAGCACGTGCACGGCGTGGTGCAGCGCATCGACGAGGACTCCACCCAGCTGGCCGAGGCGCTGACCGGCCAGCAGGCCCGCATCATCATCACGACGCTGCAGAAGTTCCCCTACGTCACCGAGAAGATCGACTCGCTCCCCGACCGCACGTATGCGGTGATCGTGGACGAGGCCCACAGCAGCCAGACCGGCGAGTCGGCCACCAAGCTGAAAGAGGTGCTGGGTTCGGCGGACGGCGCCGCGGCGCCGGACGAGCTGACCGACCCGGCCGAGGATGCGCTTGCCGCTGCCGTGGCCGCCCGGGGCAAGCAGCCCAACCTGTCGTTCTTTGCGTTCACCGCCACACCGAAGGCCCGCACGCTGGAGCTGTTCGGCCGATTGGATCGCGGCACTGGGCGGCACGTGCCGTTTCACCTGTACTCGATGCGTCAGGCGATCGAGGAGGGGTTCATCCTCGACGTGCTGGCCAGCTACGTCACCTACAAGACCTACTGGAACATCGAGAACACCACGCCGGACGACCCCGACTTCGACCCGGGCAAAGCCCGCGCGGCGATCGCCAAGTTTGTGGCGTTGCACGAGCACACGCTGGCCCAGAAGGCCGAGGTGATCGTCGAGCACTTCCGGGAGAACGTCGCCCATCGCATCGGGGGCATGGCCAAGGCGATGGTGGTGACGTCGTCGCGGGAGCACGCCGCCCGTTATGTGCTGGCGCTGCGCAAGTACGTGAACGACAAGGGCTACACCGACGTCGGGGTGCTGGTGGCGTTCTCGGGCACGTTGGATCTGGACGGTGGCACCGAGACCGAGTCGTCGATGAACGGCTTCCCCGACAGCCAGACCCCCGCCGAGTTCGACGGCGGCGAGTGGCAGATCCTGGTGGTGGCCGAGAAGTACCAGACCGGGTTCGACCAGCCGAAGCTGTATGCGATGTACGTCGACAAGCCGCTGAACGGCCTGGCCGCCGTGCAGACGCTGTCGCGTCTCAACCGCACCTACGACCGCGACGGGATCCGCAAGGACGGCACGTTCGTGCTGGACTTTCGCAACGACGCCGACGACATCCGGGCGGCGTTCGAGCCCTGGTACGGCGAGACGGTGGCGCCGCCGACCGACCCCAACCTGCTCTACGACACCCGCCATGCGCTGGACGAGTTTGGGGTGCTGTGGCCAGAAGAGATCGAACGGACCGTCGACCTGCTGCTGGCCAAGGGCGCCACGGTGACCCAGCGGGTCCACGCAGCGCTGGCGCCGGCGATCGACCGGTTTCTCTACGACCTCGAGGAGGACGAACAGGAGCGGTTCCGCGACGACCTGGGCCGCTTCGTGCGCACCTACGCGTTTCTGTCGCAGGTGGTGGCGTTCACCGACATCAAGCTGGAACGCGACTATCTGTACTGCAAGGCCCTCGCTGCGTTCGTGAAGGCCGACGGCTCGGTGGCGGTGCACCCCGACGTGGAGCTGACCCACCTGAAGCTGGAGCAGACCTTCGAGGGGTCGGTCACCCTGGACGGCACCGTCGGCGAGGTGGTGTCGATCTTCGGTGGCACCGGCAAGATGCACGAGCCCGAACCCGAGCCGCTGTCCAACATCATCGCCATGCTGAACGAGCGCTTCGGCACCAGCTGGGACCCCAAGGATCGGGTGTTCTACGACACGGTCGCCGAGAAGCTGATCGAGCGCAGCGACATCCAACAGCAGGCGTCAGCCAACAGCCCCGAGAACTTCGGGCTGATCCTGGCCAAAGAGTTCCAGTCGGGCGTGCTCGACCAGCTGGGCACCTCCGAGGACATGGCGCTGGCCTACATCGACAACACCGAGCTGCAGGGCGAGGTGCTGAAGGCGTACCTGCCGTTCATCCAGGGGAAGGCGAAGGTTGCGCACCAGGAGCACTGCGACGTGACCGAGCTACTGGGACCCGACCGGGAGTCGGCGAGCCTGGAATACAAGGCCACGCTGCGCACCCATCAGGACTCGGGCGGGACGTTCAAGCCGCTTGAGGGCGCCTCGCTGAAGACGATCGCCGCGTTCATGAACGGTCACGAGGGCGGCACCCTGCTGATCGGCGTATCCGACGACGGCACCGTCCACGGGCTGGACAGCGACTACGCCAACCATTCCAAACAAGGCCAGGACCAGCGGGACTGGTTTCAGCAGCACCTGTCCAACATCATCTCGACGTCGATGGGCGACGCTGCGGTCACCAACGTGCGGGCGCAGATGCACCACGTGGATGGCCACGACATCTGCCGGGTGCAGGTGGACCCCTCGGGGTTCCCCGTCGACGCCACCGTGATCAAGCAGAAGCCCGGTGGCCCCAAAGAGAAGGTCACCGAGTTCTACGTGCGAGGACTCAACGGCACCAAAGCCCTCGACGTGGTGGAGAAGCAGAAGTACATCGCCCAACGCTGGCCCGGCACCCCTGAAGCCTCCTGATGTGAGGGTCGAGGCGAGTTGCGCTCATCGCCTGGGTTAGTCGGGAGGGGGTGGTATTCGGGGAGCCGGCAGCTTCTCAGAGGCGGACCCAATCACGCTTGTCACGAGGCTTGCGATCACGTCAAGCTCTCTGCGTGAGGGCTCGACAAGGTCGGCCGGGTAGTTGATGTCGTGGCGCAGCTGCCGCAATTGATCGAGTTGTGCGTGGCCCTTCGTGTCCACGATCCCGATGGCGAGTGCGTAGTCGACGACTGCCTCGTGGGCGCCAGGAGCGTTGCGAAATCGGTATCCGTTGAGGGTGGCGATCGCCGTGACCGAGAGTCGGGCGGCTTCGTGGAAGTTCGACACGGCCGGCAACGACAGTCCCGTTTCGAGGCCGAGCTCCGCAAGCGTCTGGAACGAGCGTGCTTCTAGCAGGGTTCGACGGGCGGCTGATCGGTTCTCAGCACTCCGAGCCACCAATTGATGCATCTGATCGCGTTCGATCGCGGCGAGTGGAACCGGCCGGTCACCTCGCATGTTGGCGCCTCAGCACCGGGATCGAGTGCTGGCGCAGTTCGGCAAGTCGTTCGTTGTCGGGTTCGACGACGAACTGGTCGATCTTTGCACCGGTGCTCGCTTCGAGCCGCAGCCGTTCCTCGGCGAGATCGAAGCGAGTGAGGGAGTCGGCGACGATCGCTATGTCGATGTCGTTTGGCGGAGGGCCGGAGATGCCGTTGACGCGATCGGCCCATGATCCAAAAATGAAGACCTCGTCGATCTCGGGACGGCCGTCGTACTCGGCGATCAGCACGGGAACGATGCCTCCTACATACGCCAGCAGCTGTCGCAGGGCCGGGGCGAATGGCAGGTCATCGGCCGGCACGGCGACCTGGCCGGTACCGACGATCTCGGTTCGGATGAGTCCTGACCCTTCCAGCCTGGCGAGTTCGCGGGCCACGGTCGACTGCGGAATGCCGAGTCGCCGTGCCAGTTCCGCGCCGGTTGCCGGCACGCCGTGAAAAATTTCAGCGAGTAGCCGCATCTGTTGTGCTGACCTGAACAGCGGTAGCAGGGCAGAACTCGGCATCGCCATGCGGCGCAACATACACCCGCATTATGGGTAGATCAACCCGTAATGTGGGTAGCGGCGACCCGACCGGGTTCACTCATCAAGCAGAGCCCCGGCGTACCAAGGAGAAGGTCACCGGGTTCTACGTTCGGGGCCTCAACGGCACCAAGGCCCTCGACGTGGTCGAGAAGCAGAAGTACATCGCCCAACGCCGGCCCGGCACGCCCGACGACGCTTAGGAAGCCGCTTCGACGCTACCTGCCCCGCTCGGAGGACGACGGAAGATGCCTTGCTCGTACGCGTCAGCCTCCGCTTCCAGCGCGTGGGTCGTGGCATGGCGACCATCGATGATGACTGCCTGGCCGTTCGGGTCATAGAGCCGACCATCCGAGTCGGCGAGCATGTCGCCATAGGGATAGAGCGGGTTCGACGGCGTCGGTTTGGGTGCGGTCTTTGTGGAGCTCATGAGGGACCTCGCAGTGTGCTCGGGCGGAGCTTCATCGAGTGAATCACCCGGTAGCCAGTATCGGTCGTGAGGTAGACGATTTCCAGTAGCTGTCCATCCCGGGCTGGACCGATGACCAAGATGCGCTCAGCGGGCCGGGCTGGTGGCTCCGGCGCTAAGGGCCAGTAATCAAGCAGAGCCCGGCGGCCCCAACGAGAAGGGCACCGAGCTCTACGTGCGCGGCCTGAACGGCACCAAGGCCCTCGACGAGGTCGAGAAGCAGAAGTACATCGCCCAACGCTGGCCCGGCACTCCCGACATCGCCTGACGAGCTCCTCACTTCCGGGCGCCGCCAGCGGCCCCGGGTACCACGTCGGTCTACGCCTGACGCTGCGTGTACCTACGATGCCGCTGGCATCGGCCCGTATTTCTGTTGTGCGGCCCGCTTGCTCACTCCGAGCATGGTTGCGATCTCCGACCAGCTCCGGCCGTCCAACCTTGCATTCCGCACGACCGCCCAGAGTTCCTTATCTACAGCATCGCGCCGGTCGACGACCTCGGCGATGGCCCGCAGCGAAGCGGTATCGACCTCCTGGAGATCTTCAAACTCGACCGAGTCCGCCCACGCTTCCAACGCCGCCGCTTGATCTTCTCGTGACTTTGTCATGGCCTCCACATCATCGGTCTCAAAGGTGCGCCAGTGGTTTCGATAGGCGTGGATCATGTCGTGTTCAGCGACACCGTGCTTGCGTGCGCTCGCCACATCCTGATGCGAACAACCGTCGATCTCGATCCCGAGCTTCATGCCGAAGCCCAGGCCTACGCGCGGCGACGCCGCCGCGTGTCGCTGAGTTCGCTCGTCAACGAGGCGCTCCGCAAATCGCTTCGGCCCGTGCCACTGGTGGAGCGCGACGCTGTGACCGGCTTGGGCGTGGTCCAACTCGGCTACCCCGTGAGTTCCGAAGATGTAGCGGATGCCCTCGACGGCTGACGCGCTACTCCTCGACGCCAACGTGCTGATCGCCGCCACCATCGCCGATCACGAACACCATGAGCGGGCGCGCCAGTTGCTCGGCGACAGCCGACGATTCGCAACCTCCCCATCGACCCAGGGTTCACCGATCCGGTACCTGGTTCGAGTCGTTCTGCGATGAGCTCACTGCCCCTGCGGAAGCTTCATGCCGAGGATGGCAGATCCACCACGAACAGGATGGCAGATCCACCACGGGTACAGTGGCAGATCCACCACGTCAACGGTTGAAACACCCTAGGTGCCTGATGAATCTGCCTTCTTACCTCGACCGACGAGCCGCCCCTTTGGTGACCGAGGCGCTGGGCGACACGCGCGTGGTCGTCGTGATCGGGGCACGCCAGGCCGGCAAGAGCACGTTGGTCCACGAGGTATCACGAGACATCTCCAACGTGCGAGAGCGTCGCCTGGACCGTCCCAACGAACTCCAGGCGGCGGCTGCAGACCCGGTCGCCTTCGTTGAGCATGACGGCCTGCTGGTGGTGGACGAGATCCAACGAGCTCCTGAGCTGCTGCTTCCCATCAAGGCTCGGGTCGATGAAGACCCGCGTCCGGGCCAATACATCCTGACGGGCTCTGCCCGGTTGCTCGGGTTACGCAACGTTCCCGACGCGCTGGTGGGACGCACCGAGACCGTGGAGCTGTGGCCATTCTCCCAAGGCGAGTTGGATGGATCGCCCGACGAATGGGTAGACCGCGTCTTTGACGTTTCGCCGGACTGGCGGAGCCCGGAAGTGTTGGAGCGCACCGACTACTTGGAGCGGTCCGTCCGGGGAGGCTTTCCCGAAGCCGTCCGTCGGCAGGGCCGCCGTCGAGAGCGATTCTTCGAGTCCTACGTCAACGATCTCCTCGACCGGGACGTCACCCAGTTGGCTGACATTCAACGCCGCTCTGATCTCCATCGGCTCTTGAGGCTCGTAGCAGACTCGATGGCTCAGCCGATGGTGATTGCCCGAGTGAGCTCTGCGCTCCAACTTCCCGAATCCACGACCCGCCGCTATCTCTCACTGTTCGAGGAGGTCTTCCTGATTAAGCGGTTGCCCGCATGGTCGGC
Above is a genomic segment from Candidatus Microthrix parvicella Bio17-1 containing:
- a CDS encoding restriction endonuclease subunit S gives rise to the protein MNLPEGVVMRRTGDGRAAPSTDLSAYQEVRPGDLVMNQLGKPHGALGVSGFHGIISPAYFIAELSDRIHPRFAHHLLRTRLYISEYERRGKFMPPSQFDISWDQFREIDLALPPPEVQRAIADYLDAETARIDALITKKRRMIDLLGEQVDAQVFAAVSGSLTAGSTPRKHTQIPWLDTIPSHWGSPWLGANHTTQLGKMLSASVASGPEQYPYVKNTNVQWDRFDLTDLPTMTFDASDRVRCNLDEGDLLVCEGGEVGRAAVWPGAPKDVFFQKAIHRVRPVSEAEPRYTMYCLWAAANMNVFAVEGNQATIVHLTGEKLREHRFPWPPLAEQREIVRHLDQSRAKVEGMVERLTKQIDLLAERRQALITAAVTGELEIPGVAA
- a CDS encoding type I restriction endonuclease, with protein sequence MSNVDEAAFEQFICDWLVGSGGYDAVKIGNPKEPQQDFDVVRALDTFELFQFIDATQRPEWDKLVTLYGGDITKAQKGLADRVAQEQDKRGTVDVLRHGVVDLGQTIKLAFFRPASGLSPELIERYGKNRLTVTRQLPYEAGSTKTLDLCLFVNGVPVATAELKNHLTGQTVAQAVEQYRTDRDPKNTLLKRAVVHFAVDTEQAAMTTRLAGKATRFLPFNRGHDLGAGNPPNPDGHRTAYLWERVWQRDAWLDLLNRFVHVEPTPKGSKKQAQLTIFPRFHQWDAVLAMTAAARSNGAGDDYLVQHSAGSGKSNTIAWLAHRLSSLHNDADEKVFDKVVVITDRRVLDKQLQDTVHQFEHVHGVVQRIDEDSTQLAEALTGQQARIIITTLQKFPYVTEKIDSLPDRTYAVIVDEAHSSQTGESATKLKEVLGSADGAAAPDELTDPAEDALAAAVAARGKQPNLSFFAFTATPKARTLELFGRLDRGTGRHVPFHLYSMRQAIEEGFILDVLASYVTYKTYWNIENTTPDDPDFDPGKARAAIAKFVALHEHTLAQKAEVIVEHFRENVAHRIGGMAKAMVVTSSREHAARYVLALRKYVNDKGYTDVGVLVAFSGTLDLDGGTETESSMNGFPDSQTPAEFDGGEWQILVVAEKYQTGFDQPKLYAMYVDKPLNGLAAVQTLSRLNRTYDRDGIRKDGTFVLDFRNDADDIRAAFEPWYGETVAPPTDPNLLYDTRHALDEFGVLWPEEIERTVDLLLAKGATVTQRVHAALAPAIDRFLYDLEEDEQERFRDDLGRFVRTYAFLSQVVAFTDIKLERDYLYCKALAAFVKADGSVAVHPDVELTHLKLEQTFEGSVTLDGTVGEVVSIFGGTGKMHEPEPEPLSNIIAMLNERFGTSWDPKDRVFYDTVAEKLIERSDIQQQASANSPENFGLILAKEFQSGVLDQLGTSEDMALAYIDNTELQGEVLKAYLPFIQGKAKVAHQEHCDVTELLGPDRESASLEYKATLRTHQDSGGTFKPLEGASLKTIAAFMNGHEGGTLLIGVSDDGTVHGLDSDYANHSKQGQDQRDWFQQHLSNIISTSMGDAAVTNVRAQMHHVDGHDICRVQVDPSGFPVDATVIKQKPGGPKEKVTEFYVRGLNGTKALDVVEKQKYIAQRWPGTPEAS
- a CDS encoding MarR family transcriptional regulator: MAMPSSALLPLFRSAQQMRLLAEIFHGVPATGAELARRLGIPQSTVARELARLEGSGLIRTEIVGTGQVAVPADDLPFAPALRQLLAYVGGIVPVLIAEYDGRPEIDEVFIFGSWADRVNGISGPPPNDIDIAIVADSLTRFDLAEERLRLEASTGAKIDQFVVEPDNERLAELRQHSIPVLRRQHAR
- a CDS encoding PIN domain-containing protein; this encodes MPSTADALLLDANVLIAATIADHEHHERARQLLGDSRRFATSPSTQGSPIRYLVRVVLR
- a CDS encoding ATP-binding protein, with protein sequence MNLPSYLDRRAAPLVTEALGDTRVVVVIGARQAGKSTLVHEVSRDISNVRERRLDRPNELQAAAADPVAFVEHDGLLVVDEIQRAPELLLPIKARVDEDPRPGQYILTGSARLLGLRNVPDALVGRTETVELWPFSQGELDGSPDEWVDRVFDVSPDWRSPEVLERTDYLERSVRGGFPEAVRRQGRRRERFFESYVNDLLDRDVTQLADIQRRSDLHRLLRLVADSMAQPMVIARVSSALQLPESTTRRYLSLFEEVFLIKRLPAWSATATKRASRTPKTLFVDTGIGSHLAGLGLGRLQRDEALAGPVLENLVLSELAKQISWSLTRPWLGHYRTRDGDEVDGVLEAPDRRIVGIEVKSARSVRSEDFRGLKHLQSRVPQRFHHGVVLYTGDEVLSFGAGLTAQPISSLWA